A single genomic interval of Polyangium spumosum harbors:
- a CDS encoding serine/threonine-protein kinase, with protein sequence MSGGELIGDKYGLVRQIGTGALGAVWEAEEPAASRHVALKLLSIPNQEVGQRLVEEARAAQAAKHPTLCTIHDVGETPTGELFVALELLSGETLADRLARERALSPPLAAHIGRDIATALSIAHGARLVHGDLRPANVFLQGEPGTDAPEVKLLDLWVARAVPPIVADTLGLGSPSYRSPEQLAAPESFDVRTDLWSLGVVLFEMLAGQRPFEGGRADITARITSGPIPRISQHAPSVDPAFEEIVARCMERERDKRIGSAMVVAHMLEVFAAQGRKPAAAAAPAATTSNKESSSAHGRTSVLEEPPVARGQLGTLVMDPSPPSPPRAPRSAPASGAFPAPASGPLGTLMMAPGSSPSRPPDEPSSRSRPAYAPPPRSKWDSEPTQVYIEPSGVFKPPALESPSPIEDEPTAPPPDVPAPGMAAPTLLSARPQQMTVTELHQRPTVATHAHDKRGFYMAMALGAGVVLLIGLVVMFVLL encoded by the coding sequence ATGAGCGGCGGCGAACTCATCGGCGATAAATACGGCCTCGTGCGGCAAATCGGGACGGGCGCGCTCGGGGCCGTCTGGGAGGCGGAGGAGCCCGCGGCGTCGCGGCACGTCGCGCTGAAGCTCCTCAGCATCCCGAACCAGGAGGTCGGGCAGCGGCTCGTCGAGGAGGCGCGCGCGGCGCAGGCCGCGAAGCACCCGACGCTCTGCACGATCCACGACGTGGGCGAGACGCCGACGGGCGAGCTCTTCGTCGCGCTGGAGCTGCTCTCGGGCGAGACGCTCGCCGACCGGCTCGCGCGCGAGCGGGCGCTGTCGCCGCCGCTCGCCGCGCACATCGGGCGTGACATCGCGACCGCGCTCTCGATCGCCCACGGCGCGCGGCTCGTGCACGGCGACCTGCGCCCGGCGAACGTGTTCTTGCAAGGCGAGCCGGGCACGGACGCGCCGGAGGTGAAGCTGCTCGACCTGTGGGTCGCGCGGGCCGTGCCGCCGATCGTGGCCGATACGCTCGGCCTGGGCTCCCCTTCGTACAGGAGCCCGGAGCAGCTCGCGGCGCCCGAGTCGTTCGACGTGCGGACCGATCTCTGGTCGCTCGGGGTGGTGCTCTTCGAGATGCTCGCGGGCCAGCGGCCCTTCGAGGGCGGGCGCGCGGACATCACGGCGCGGATCACGAGCGGGCCGATCCCGCGCATCTCGCAGCACGCGCCCTCGGTGGATCCGGCCTTCGAGGAGATCGTGGCGCGCTGCATGGAGCGCGAGCGGGACAAGCGGATCGGGAGCGCGATGGTGGTCGCGCACATGCTGGAGGTCTTCGCGGCGCAAGGGCGCAAGCCGGCGGCGGCTGCGGCGCCCGCGGCCACGACGAGCAACAAGGAGAGCTCGAGCGCGCACGGGCGCACGTCTGTGCTGGAGGAGCCGCCGGTCGCGCGGGGTCAGCTCGGGACGCTGGTGATGGATCCCTCGCCGCCGTCGCCGCCGCGGGCGCCGAGGTCGGCGCCGGCGTCGGGGGCCTTTCCGGCGCCGGCGTCCGGTCCGCTCGGCACGCTGATGATGGCCCCGGGTTCGTCGCCGTCCCGGCCGCCGGACGAGCCTTCGTCGCGCTCGAGGCCCGCTTATGCGCCTCCGCCGCGATCGAAATGGGATTCGGAGCCGACGCAGGTCTACATCGAGCCGTCCGGGGTCTTCAAACCGCCGGCCCTCGAATCCCCCTCGCCGATCGAGGACGAGCCGACCGCGCCGCCGCCGGACGTGCCCGCGCCTGGAATGGCGGCGCCGACGCTGCTCAGCGCGAGGCCGCAGCAGATGACGGTGACGGAGCTGCACCAGCGGCCGACCGTGGCGACACACGCCCATGACAAGAGGGGGTTTTACATGGCCATGGCGCTGGGGGCGGGGGTGGTGCTCCTGATCGGGTTGGTCGTGATGTTCGTTTTGCTCTGA
- a CDS encoding NYN domain-containing protein, which produces MSTAILVDGGFFLKRFRYVYRDRDATDPKVVARTMHEMACFHLNDRQGRPAYDLYRIFFYDCPPILKRAHYPISRRGIDFSKTQTALFRLALHEEIKTQRKVALRLGHLSDDAAWKIKPAKLSELVGGTIRFEALTDDDFTYDARQKGVDMKIGLDIASLAYKKLVDQIVLVAGDSDFVPAAKLARREGIDFVLDPMWHHVHPSLNEHIDGLRSTSPNPNKFAQ; this is translated from the coding sequence ATGTCAACGGCCATTCTTGTCGATGGTGGCTTCTTCCTGAAGCGCTTCCGTTACGTCTACCGGGATCGTGACGCCACCGACCCCAAGGTCGTCGCTCGGACGATGCACGAGATGGCGTGTTTTCACCTGAACGACCGCCAGGGGCGGCCCGCGTATGATCTGTACCGGATTTTTTTCTATGACTGCCCGCCGATTCTGAAGCGGGCGCACTATCCGATTTCGAGACGTGGCATTGATTTCTCGAAGACGCAGACGGCTCTCTTTCGCCTGGCTCTACACGAAGAGATCAAGACCCAGCGCAAGGTCGCGCTCCGACTCGGGCACCTGTCCGACGACGCGGCGTGGAAGATCAAGCCGGCAAAATTATCGGAGCTCGTCGGCGGGACGATACGATTCGAGGCGCTCACGGACGACGATTTCACGTATGACGCGCGCCAGAAGGGCGTCGACATGAAGATCGGCCTCGACATCGCGTCGCTGGCTTACAAAAAGCTCGTCGACCAGATCGTCCTCGTTGCAGGCGACAGTGACTTCGTCCCGGCTGCCAAGCTGGCCCGTCGCGAGGGCATCGATTTTGTTCTGGATCCCATGTGGCACCACGTCCACCCGTCGCTGAACGAGCACATCGACGGGCTTCGATCCACCTCGCCGAACCCCAACAAATTCGCGCAATGA